A region of the Primulina eburnea isolate SZY01 chromosome 7, ASM2296580v1, whole genome shotgun sequence genome:
AACTTCAAATCATCAATCAAAGTACAATCTTAAAGCTTTTACACGGCATCATGATTTTCGAGCAAAGGCCTTCTAGACGCTTCCACTGAACTTCTGCTGTAATATAGAAGTATAACACTAGCTGTATAGCCCCCAAGAACTGCTCCTGCCCCATTAGGAACCTGATTTTTACAGAGCAGACAACAGACAACAGACAAACATAAATACATGTGATTCTCAATAAAGGTAATTGCTTGTAGCATTCAAGAGAGGGTAGAAGAAATGGAAAGGTGGGACATTAACTCCTGATTCACGGGGAAAAGGGGAGAAATTTGTAGTTTTGGAAAAACCATAAACTATTTTAAAAACTCCTATTTGTCATTTTACTCTTTTtgtcaaaattttaaacttttaaaaaactctattgaagttaatgtttcctattaccaaacattaaatgtgaaattacaaaataataattgtaGAACAATAAATTATCTAGCACTCGTTGTGTGCAAGGGCACTGGTGCTGCCCGAGTGTGAGGGTTGGGATGCGAAGGGGCTGTATGTGAGGTGAAGAGGCTCGGGCTCGGGCTTTCCGTGAGTGAGTGCAGGTGCAGGTGCTGCACTCGTTACTCGTTAGTGTGTGTAATGGCTCAAGCATGACCTCTATCTTGGTTGCGACTACGACTCGTGAATTAAACCCACGTCCAGGTGCTAAAGTTGTACaagtttttttgaaaattagatGCATCGGGTAGCACGTGCGTGGAATATTGGAAGGAATATATATTAAAGTTTTTTTGAAGTGCCCTTGCGTGAGTCCTTGAAGACAATTTGTTTTGTTTACGAAAATTGTTTTCTTGCAATCAGTTTGGTCTTGTAATCCTAAATTTTTCTAGATAACATTCGATTTAGCCCAaatgaaatgtaataaaatgtcttaaattgagttttctgttCAGTGTTTTTGACGGTTTGTCATTTACATTATCGAGCtgtgagatatcatcaaaaaagTAAAACTCGCCAAATTTTTAGTTTGGCTAAATTCGAGTTCCAGCTTTCAACGTAACTCGAGCTAGCAACTACacacttgaataaatatattaaaaatacaataacaagttttgttttcatcaaaatcaagtttGCTAGTGTTTCTCAACCCAACACCATGTCAGTATTTCTcggtttcattttagaatttttcGGTATTATGTCAACACTTCGACGAAATATGATTTCAAAGTAAAAAATTTAGTGTATCAAAAGATTCAAAACCAACTTTGAAAACTTAATGTATCAAAATCGAAAATAAGACAAGTTAGCAAATAAAAAAGTTGTTTtcctttttttattataaaaaagcACCTTATGCCAATTTCTTCTGAAaccaaaaaacaaacaaaaaaaaattaaaagaatggCCCTTCCACTGCCTTGCTTGGATTGGAGGATTAACAAAGcaaaatcttttattttcttttttttaatacttgaaaaaattcttaaaaatgaaaataaagacCAAGTTACTTGTCTAAAACAGAACTTAAAAAACAAATTAGgactaaaaatagaaaatggacAAATTACAGAATTAAAATTGTAATGTTctcaattaaataattgtatTGAACTACTAATAAATTTATCAAGACCAGGCAATTAAATTCAACGTGGCCTAATCTTTCTTCATTCATTCATTGTACTAGGTTGAATCGATATTCTGGGTCCATTTAACTTCATTGGTGTGCCGGAATTATTTACTCAGCTGGTGTCCACTCTTTTACATAGACGACATCATTCCGCCGTCGTAAAGGGGGTCATTTTTTTCCCCAAAGGCGTAAATTATGCATCAAGAGCAGCTGGAATCCTTGGCATGGTCGTAATAAAGTCGTGTTTGCAAatgctttaaaaaaattatttgacaaTTTTGGTCTTGATGTGTTACTTACTATACACGTCAACAACATATCAATGTCGTATATGTGTCACATTAGCGTCACGTCcggaaaaatgattaaaattgtttcataaaaaatatagcagactaaaactgaaatttgacaatatagaGTACCAAAATCGCAAACAAACATAGAAGAACATGAAGATTACAAATTTCCAATTCTTTTATTTGGTAGCTATCCCTTTCTCTAGCTTAACTTAACTAACTTCTCCAAGACTTTATATTTATTAACATACGAACAATAGGCTCTCTTTCTCTAGCATGCTTCCTGCTCTAAGGAGATCTACAAGTGTTCTTCACTATATATAGAATCCGTTGCTTTCGAGTTATCCATGCATGCTTCAAATGACTTCAGCTGGTGTTAGAAAAAATTGGAGTCTCACAAtgtttttattgtttatattttttatcaAGTCATTGTTCCTAATCGAGGGGAAATCCTCAAGTTCCTTGCTTGTTTTTCTTTGGAGACTCGCTGTTTGATAATGGCAACAACAATAACCTAGTCACACTAGCGAAGGTGGATTATCTTCCTTATGGCATTGATTATCCGGAGGGCCCAACCGGTAGATTCTGTAATGGACGAAATATGCCGGATTTTATTGGTAAATAATTGTCGCCTTTTGGTTTTCGAATTGATTCGCATATGCCTGAGTTTCATTACAAACCGCGGTCGCGTTTTCTTGTAGTGTAAATATTAGTTATTTAAACCAGCTTgttgtttatatcaaaatattgtATATGTCTGGATCAAATCGGCCGACGTCCAATTCTTGGTTAATATTAATGCAGCTGAATACTTAGATTTTGAAGAATCTGTGCCACCTTTTGCAAATGCGACAGAGGCAGACTATCTCACTGGTGTAAATTATGCGTCGGGAGGAGGAGGGATCCTGGACTACACCAACTATTTCTTGGTAACTAAAAGATAACCCAAAAACAATGTACACAATAGTTGCATGCGCGCATTAATTGTCGGCCAGGAAATTCCAAAGATATACCATGCAGTAAAACATGGATATTTTGAGTACTTAATTTGGCTAGATGATTCTGCTTAAATTCCATTTCAAATTCAATGATCAATATGCATCCATGATCCAACTTAACATTGATTAATTACATGAGCGattacttaattaattggagcaccacattttttaaaaatttactttGTCCATATAATTAATTTCTTGCAGGGTCAGCGATACAACTTGAAGACGCAGATTGAGCATCACGCGTACACAGTCTCACAAGTCGAGCGTATACTTGGGAATGCACATAAGTCGAAAGAGCTTCTAAATAAGTGCATATACATAAGTAACATCGGCAACAACGATTTCCTCAACTACTTCTTAGAGCCGATACTTAGCCCAGCTACAAAATTATATACCATAGATCAGTATGCAGAAGTTTTGGTTCAAGCATACTCCAAACAACTTAAGGTAATTGGTACAGGTTCATGATGTAGTGAGAATATTTACACTGCTTATTTCTCCTGCAAATTCACACTTCTTCTTAAATATCAACATAAATCACATTGGATTTATAACCCTACAATGATTATATATTTTACAAAACACTCCCACAAATTTCCACAAGTAGTACAAATTAGTACTATTTGACGTGTCGTCGGACACATCATGTACATACAAATATTTTCTTGGATCCAGATATTGTACAGCTATGGAGCACGGAAAATAGCTGTTTTCGGAACCGCCCCACTAGGCTGCATTCctcaaatattacacaaatatCAGACGGACGGAAAACCATGTGTGGAATGGATCAACAAAGATACACAGCTATTCAATACAAGACTGCTGTCTCTCGTTGACCAGCTCAACACCAATATGCCAGACGCACAGTTTATCTTCATAGACTATACAGCCATTTCATATACAGAGATTATAAAATTCGGTATGTTGATAAAATTAACAATGctgcatttatttttaattagttaGAAATTAAGCACGTACAGTTGTTTCAAGGTAAATAGTTTTACATAAAAAATGGAGTATAAAATTTCTGTACATTTCTGACATGATGAGTTTCACTTACAGCTCTTTCAGGTTTTAAAGTTGTTAATATTGCAtgttgtgtttcaaagagtACAACCGGCCTATGTTATCGTGATTCGACTCCCTGTCCTGACAGAACAAAATTTTCCTTCTGGGATAATTATCATCCTACGGAGATTTTGAACATGGTCACGGCTAAGAGAATGTACAATGCATCATCGCCACTTGATACCTATCCAATGGATCTGCAACAACTCGCTCTGAAGTAACACTTGATTTACTCATTTGAATAAGATGATGCAATCCTTTAATTTCCATCAAGGAGATTTAACAATAGCATAATTATTCCGTCTCTTTGTCATTCTTTTCATATTCATCTCGTGAACGTTTTCTTTCACTTTGTATTTCTTTTTCAACGATATCTATTTATCCTAAAAGTTAATTCACAATAAAAACATTGATTACAAAATAACAAAACAACTATCCACATTGGACGAAATATGCAACATTATTATTTGAATCGGATAATTTCTGTGATAATTTGATTATGCATTAGAGACTGAACAAAGATGATAAATGTCTGTGACATGCATGGAGCGACTTGGTCACATGCAGATGGGGATCCTTTTGTTTCTTGCATACTACACTGCATCTTGCACATAGATTTTAGCATCAAGTTGCATGCACAAAGGCAATCCTAACCTCCCACTAAATCCAATTTGTGCAATTCGAAATCAAACACTGTTTTTCAATACAGAATCACGAATCCAACCGTTGACTGTGGAAGTAGAACATGACAGATTAGAAAAGATCAAGTCGAGTGTCGAGCCAAGTTCAACACACAAGTTTTGTTTTTGCCATGTCATTGCTATGAGTTTATGAGTTGGTTACTGTGTTACAATACCAGATTTTACTTTTTCTACATTTTTAGGTAGCGTTAATAAAACAAAGAACCTGGATACCAAGTCACAAATAACAAAATAACGTATGGAGGATACCATACAAATATTCTTTGACATGCGCTGGGAGGAAACGACACATATTGGGGGATCGAAAACATATTTACATTACACATGATCATAATGTTAGAGATATTCATCGAATTTCACGAAATATGAgacaaaatcaatctttgtACTATATAACAATCCACCTACTAGCTACTACAAGCAAAAAACTTCCCGAAGAGACAAGGATAGAAACTAGTAATGGTCATAGATTTCCTGTCATTTTCGAAATATTTTATgcattaagaaaaaaaaaattgtatcacAATTTCTAATAACCAAAaacacaatctaaaacatgaaattaTTGCCAAATGAACTCTCATAATCATTATCCATATCAGATAATTATTCTTATTTTAAACTGTTACAATTGACTTGGCCGATCTTGTATGGCTGGCATTCAACATGGAAGAGATCTTTAGCACATATGTAATATCCCTAAGAAGAACTGTTGAACAAAAATATAACTTCGACACACCGAGATTGCTCCATGCGTTTTACCAACACTCGTTCCCAAAACCCCACAAATAGTTGTCTCATCATGTATAGAGTAATAACACTTGATCACAAACCTGAGCAACGTGGTGGTTCTATTTACAGCCTACGTGAGTTTGAGTCCTTGGTAGAGCATCCTCCTTTTCCACATTGGGCTGGGAAGGAGATGGAATGACCAAGCAGCAAGTTTTGTCTGCTTGAAAACTTTAAATAGACTGCCCTTGTTCTACAACCTGCTTATTTACTTCCAAATTCTCGTTCAGAAATTCTTTCACGGTCATGACCATCATTTTTCCCATCTCCTCAAACTACTCTTTAATTATTTCATCTAACTGATTTATCACGTTCTAGActcatccttcaacattttcttCATCATCCTATTGCCTTGACCTGTAATCCTCCAACATGTGGAGCTCCAGTATCATTCCTTTCTACATTAAAGCTGACAATGCCGAAACGGCACCTATTGAAAAGGAGAAAAAATCCGACTTCTCTCTAAACTATGTGAATCCTGGCTTGGTTGTTGGTTCCAACCGCCCCAGATTCCAACAGCTAAtgaaatgaaaatatttaagcAAAGGAAACGACATGAAACTTGATTATTCTATTTCGAACTATAATAAACATATTTACAAACTGAAAATGTGAGCAAAACAAAGTTTAAGGATCGCTAAAACTTAGAAAAACTAATAGAACAAGCTATTGTACAAGAAAACATGAAATTAAAGCGTACATCTTGATGAAATTTGAGTAAAATAAAGGACATTTCTCTCTCCCCTCCTTGTATTTGTTCAAATTCCTTGGTCATGGGTCGGTTATCAACAAATGGGCTAAAATCGTCTGTTTCAATTTTTATGGGTTGAGCTTGTATTCATTTAAATTTCATCTCCAACAtatatttttgtatatgttcaaattattatttgaacataaaaaaaatatattttcatggtATGAGTCCTGTGAGGAGATCTGTCCCACAAAACTTCCTTACAGGTAATTGCTTCTTATTACTATTAACAATAAcaagaattaaataattaatttttattgtttattattattcttaCAATTCAAATTATCaataaaacaaattaaaaatatgAATTAGGCAATCGGGGAgctgatttaaaatatttatagaaaAATCCCCATTTAGGAAGACGAAGCAACAAAATTATATACACTGTACTCATTATGAATATTAGGTTGATCCCATAATTTAAGTCCATTGGTGTCCATTTAGCCCAATGGGTGTGCcgcaattattaatttattcagCCGATATACTAGTATTATTGGtgtgttcattgttatattaggttaattaaatcaataaatattaattatttaatgatAAACCAATTCCTCCTTTAATTAGCTACTGCCAGGGGCTACTAAATTTATAAAGCTGTAAAAGAATCCCGCAGCTGGAATCCTTAATTGGCACCAGAAAATTATTGATTAGGAGTTTGGAATTTGTAGCTGTCCCTTCTCTAGCTTTAACTATTAAAACTTTTATTTGACAAGTATTTACTAAAGAAAGAATGCATGCATGATAGCCTTTTATACGTAGCTTCATTTAACCATCAAGTTGATCCAAATGGCCGGGGATGAGTGTTTTTGCTTTGCTATATATATGTGTGCACCTTAATAGTTCGACTTCCGATCCAATCGATCGATTTCAAAATGTTTttgttgtttatattttttatcaAGTCATCGTTCTTGATCGAGGGGAAACCTCAAGTTCCTTGCTTGTTTATCTTTGGAGACTCGCTGTTTGATAATGGCAACAATAATGATATTGCCACATTGGCAAAGGTGGATTTTTCTCCTTATGGCATTGATTATCCGGGGAGCCCCACTGGTAGATTCTGTAATGGACGAATTATCCCGGATTTTATCGGTAAATTGTTATATTAAACTTGTAGGATTTTGGTTCTCAAATTGATAGATTTGTATGTATGTCCGAGTAGTTTGATCTTCGTTTATATCCAAACTAGTAACACAACTCTTGATCAGTTTCTTGGTTCATGGTGCAGCTGAATACTTGGGTTTTGAAGAATACACTCCACCTTTTGCAAGTGCGACAGATTCAGACTATCTCACAGGAGTAAACTACGCATCGGGAGCCGGGGGGATCCTGAACTACACCAACTATTTTGTGGTAACAATTTGCGCAGTTGTTGCATGCATATATCATCTGCCCACAATTTGCAAGTTTGGCTTAATGTTAGATAATTCATATACACATGCATAGATGAAATTTAACTATTTTAAATACGGGTTTGTTGAGAAATTGCTCAGATTCCATTTCAAATTCAATGATCGATATACATCAACTTCACATTTTTAGAATCTGCATGTATTCATTATTTCTTGTAGGGTCATCAATACGACCTGGAAATGCAGATTGAGCATCATGCGTACACGGTCTCACAAGTAGAGCGTATACTTGGGAGTGCAACTCAGGCGGAAGAGCTTCTAAATAAGTGCATATACGCGAGTAACATTGGCAACAACGATATTCTCAACTACGTCTTAAACCCGATAATTAGCCCCGCTAGGAGATTATATACTCCAGATCAGCTTGCAGAAGTTCTGGTTCAAGCATACTCCCAACAACTTGAGGTGAGTATAGGTTTATGATACACTAGGGAGAATTTTTGAAGCAACCAATGTCTTGAAATTCCTACTTTGAGTTAAAATTTAATCctcgatttaattcacaatCTTAATTCAAGTTTTTATTGGAAAGACagagtacatatacatatattctAGCACATACCTTTAAGACATGTTAATACATTTTCTTGGATCCAGAAACTGTACAGCTATGGTGCAAGGAAAATAGCCGTTTTCGGAACCGCTCCGCTAGGCTGCATTCCTCAAGTATTACACCGTTATCCGACAAACGGAAAAATATGTGTGGAATGGATCAACAATGACGCGGAGCTATTCAATATAAGGCTGATATCTCTCACTGACCAGCTCAACACCAATCTACCTGATGCACAATTTATCTTCATAAACTACACTGCCATTTCATATGCAGATATTATAGAGTCCGGTACGTAATTAATAGAATTAAATTAAGTGTTTATAATTTTAAGAGAACTCAACAAAATCAAAtgtcaaaaattaaaaatcccAACTTTCGAAATGGTTCTTGTTTTTCTGTTTGAGAAAATGGTCCCCACCCCCATCCCCACCAGGAAAACATGTTTGGCTTGattgttttaattttgaaatagttttgtaatctgaaatgaaaatggTTAACAAAAATGTGATTTTAAAACTTAAATACAAACCTATTCCTGTATTCTTTTATCCAAAAGGGAATGTAGAATGTTCATACATTCTGACATGAGTTTCACTTACAGTTGTTTCAGGTTTTGTAGTTGCTAATATTCCATGCTGTGTTACAGCGAGCACAACCGGGCTATGTTTTCGTGATTCGATTCCGTGTCCTGACAGAACAAAATTTTTCTTCTGGGATAATTATCACCCTACGCAGATATCAAACATGGCCGCGGCTAAGAGATTGTACAATGCATCATCACCACTTTACACCTATCCAATGGATCTGCAACAACTCGCTCTGAAATAACACTTGATCCACTAACTCGAATAAGATGATGCAATCCCTTGATCTCCGTAAAAAAATTTTGTGTTTCAAATGTTATTTACTTGAATATTCTGCTTTGCAATTGTAATCGAGATCAACAAGTCGCTTTTGAAATATGAAGAAAATCTCATCAAAGTCATGGATAAATAATAGAACAAACTGTTATATATATGCCTCCGGTGTCTAGCAAATAGTCATATTACTCCATGAAAACATGATTGAAAGCAGTGACTACGATAATTTATCAATGCTCCTGGCATTGAAGTCAAAACCAGCTCCAAGAAACAATGTGTATCTGGCAATGGGGTTGAGTGTCTTTTTATTTATCTCCCAAGGGATATTTGTGACACACTCACAGCTAAGACAACCATAGCGAATGAAAATAACACAAAACATCCATACCCAAAACCGCACAAACAGGTGAAATAATTCAAAGCTGAGAGGTTTTAGCATTTATTTTCAACATATTTTGAATTATATTTGGGTACTGGATGCAACACATCTAGTCATTCACCAACTCTATAGAAAAGATTGTGTACTAACTTCTATAAAATTGGATGTACTAATCTTAAAATGCAGTAACAAAGAAGACAGAGGATTATTACTAGTTGGCAGCTTCTTCATAGTTTGCTCCATCGTCAAAAAAGGCCAACTGCGATAAACTTAACAAGTCCTGAGCTCACATTCAGCCACCTTCTCCCATGATTTGCAACTTTTATCCTCCGTGTCAGTTTTGTATAATGCTAAATGTGTTATCTTGAAGCTTAGACTGCCAATGTTTTCATCGAGAACGTAAGCTTTCTCACAAGCTGTTTTCTTTTCCTCTCCGGTTTTATTACCGTAGAGGAGGCTCAAGTGTGGCATATAAGCTGCAAACATCATGATGTGTCAGTTGGAAGCTAACACAATCAGCACTCAAACAGCACATACATCACATTaagtttcttaaaaaaaatcaagttttgctacttcaattttttttaaaaaaactgaaTTAAAATACTTTTGTTCTGCCCTGTTCTGGAATCACGTTGGGTCATAGAGTTGTAAGTCGAGAACAATGCACTTCCTCCCATCATTTCATTCAATGATGAATAATATTCGAGGTCTCATTCGAGGGTTCTACACCATATTGTTTCTCCATTTTTCTGCCTTCATCTTCTTTTGTTCATGCAATTCATGACCTTAATCTTTAGTGTCTGGCGTTATGTTAGTGATTTACATTCATAGGGAAGAAATCAAAGGTTTAAATCCGAATTTCGAGAATCAAAAGTAGTGGCATGACTTACGCGTCGAGTTCTTGTAACCAAAACAACCACAGCAATGTGCACTAGCACCCACCACCTGTTTTAGAGGAGTTTCACAAAAGCAACATTAGACCAACAAAATACTAGTGTCATGTACACTCCCTGAAAGTGAGCGAGCGATTAAATTCCATTCTTAACTTTTTGTCTTTACTCGTCGGATAAAATCAGAGAAATACTCATTGTTTTCCCTTGATTCTCCTCTCTCTTTCAATCAAACTTCAAAGCAAAGTTCTTTTCAATACCAGAGGCAGCAAAACATTCTAAAGAATCTGCTGACATTGTATACAATCACAAGctaaaaagaatttaataatttttaaacgTTCAAAAGcaaaaactaaaaaatatttaagaatGTTCAAAGTACCAAACAACCCACAATTTTCAAAACAAATAACATAATGAATACGATATCTTCCATCTCCCAATCAACAGACTTTTCTCCCCCATCTTGTTTGATCAGACCCTCAGCCCACTAGCTCCAACTCTCAATTCCATGAACCAAAGCATAGTCTATACTCAaagatttaattttgattcAAATAAACGATATTCCAATCTCAGCATGAATGAACAATTATTTCAAAAGATCACCTGAGGTGTTGGATGAAGCAGAAGAAAAACACACTGGTAAAAGAAAGTTCCCGTGGCAACTCTATCCACCCGGGCATCGTATGACTCGAGTCTCTCACAAGCCTTGGTGAAACGGTCACGTGCCTCGCTCTCCGTCCAGCTAACGGCCCCAACAACTGTCACGTGCGGCTCGAACTGGGGCCCACCGAACTCCGATCTGAGACCCTCCATGAGCTTCTTCAGTCGCGGCCTCAATTCCTCCGTCGGAAGCGCCCACACCGAATAAAAATCTTTCTTGACTTCCATGGAGATTGGGAACTCGAACAGAGACCCCGATAATTTCAAGAAAGGAGAGGGATCGACTGAAGTGAATATAATGGGAGATTCAAGAGCGCTACATGTTTTAAAAATTGGATTTTGATCATCTGCAGttttcttaaataattatttttcttcATTGTACGCGAATGGATCACACTAAAATTCCATATAGGCTGCAAGGCGTTGTACTAAATTGGGCTACGGGTCCAAATTCtcataaattataaatatttgtagTTTGAGTTTAGAGTTTCAGATTAAACAATTGGCTCGATGTATATcagaaataaaatttagtctttaTCTTGCGTTTTCATGTGTGCAAGGCTGTTGTCTTTTCTACGTGTATTTCCTTTCCAATCCACCTTCCCTTCAACAAATTCAACTTTATCCTGCGTTTTCATGTGTGCGATTAACATAAGACGTGAATATGGTAAAAGTGCTCAGTTGAAAGACTACAAATTGATGGATTATTTGTTTGAATAGACCGAAAGTACCATGAGCAATAGGTGTTTCTTGAACCCTTTTGTAGAGTAATACAGGTAGCAAGAATGGAAAAGGCTGGCACTTCTGATCAAGATATGAATATGTTGTGTTATTATGGAGCAGTGATCACTGAATTTCTATGAACATTTGCATTTTGTCTCAATATCCTTGTACAGGATGTTGGAATTTTGCCGGTTTTGGAAGGTAGATTCCGCTAACAGTGTCAACCAGTGGCAACGATGATTGGAAAAAGGCGGCAACGGACTCGTTCTCTTTCGGCTGTGAAATTCTTGAAATATACAAGAGCCCTTTGGATTTGACATTTTGGCCTGGCCATTTTCTGGTAACCAGAAATTTTACATCAACATCAGCGCTATTCAGCACAATCTCCTCGTGAAAATaattgataattttaaaattccataacagtgaaaattatattttttttctcaaataATTTGCATTTTTTTTGTTCATTGTGTCAATCAATTTATCTTCTCAGTCCATTAATTTACAATTTGTTCCtttaattttagtcatttttcataGGATTATTGACGTAAAGTCGAAAAATGATTGTGTCCAAATAAATGTTGATGTAACATGAGATGTTGTTGATGTGTCCGATATCAGTTCAATAATCAGAAGAAAAAGGAGtaaaactgaaaaaaaaaaaaatcagtgtACAATTTCCACAATAAACATAAAGGCTATACAAAGTAAAATATTGTGTCTTTATTCATTCAGTAATACCATTTGTCACTTTATTTATCAATGGGGTTTGCGATAATGCAATTTTCTAAATGTACATGTCTTCTGGCAAGAAGGAACAACCATCGAAGTGTTGCATTTCTAAGTCTAAAGCAATCAAAAAACCTGCTGCACAAAAGATCTAGTGAAACCATATTCGCCAACCTTCCCTTGCGAATGAAGATCAGGGACATTTTCAGGCACTAGCATTTTCTTCGGTCACATTTGAATGAACAAGGGCCACAGATGCACTCGAATCGTTGTACTCGAATTTTTCTCTAAGTGCATTAAGCTTCAATTCACTACTATAAATGGATGGATCCATGTTAAACTCCTGAATGCTGACGTTACCTTGTAACATGCTAACTACCTCAGACATTGTAGGCCTGAGTGCTGGAGATGGACTAGTGCATAAGAGTGCAATCCTGATCAACTTCTCTGCTTCTTCCACATCAAGGTCTGGAAGCAATCTTGGATCCACTAACTCCATAAGCTTTCCTCTTTTCTGTAGAACAAGAGCCTGACAATACAAGTAACAGCAGAAGCATTCAAGAAATATGTTCAAACTTTTCATTCTTAGaacatatgatttattcttaCCCAGTCGAGAAGACAAAAGTAACCATCACTGGGACGGAATCTGGTATTGTTCATTCCAGCAACAAGTTCCAGTGTGACAATACCAAAACTGTATACATCTGCTTTGTAGGTTAGATGACCCCATAGAGCATATTCAGGAGCCATGTATCCActgtaaatataaataaataaaaaaaaagatttttcagcatcataaaaaattatagaaTCGAGGGTGCTATTGTACCAAAAGCTGTAGTAAAATGATATTTGCAACTCAAATCTTCATAATTACGAAGCATCCCACATGTTGATTACATGCCACACATGCAAATACATATTATAGAGGTAATTATTGCTTCCTAAGAAAGCATTTCTGATAGTAA
Encoded here:
- the LOC140836010 gene encoding GDSL esterase/lipase At1g29670-like; the encoded protein is MPDFIAEYLDFEESVPPFANATEADYLTGVNYASGGGGILDYTNYFLGQRYNLKTQIEHHAYTVSQVERILGNAHKSKELLNKCIYISNIGNNDFLNYFLEPILSPATKLYTIDQYAEVLVQAYSKQLKILYSYGARKIAVFGTAPLGCIPQILHKYQTDGKPCVEWINKDTQLFNTRLLSLVDQLNTNMPDAQFIFIDYTAISYTEIIKFALSGFKVVNIACCVSKSTTGLCYRDSTPCPDRTKFSFWDNYHPTEILNMVTAKRMYNASSPLDTYPMDLQQLALK
- the LOC140836736 gene encoding GDSL esterase/lipase At1g29670-like; this encodes MFLLFIFFIKSSFLIEGKPQVPCLFIFGDSLFDNGNNNDIATLAKVDFSPYGIDYPGSPTGRFCNGRIIPDFIAEYLGFEEYTPPFASATDSDYLTGVNYASGAGGILNYTNYFVGHQYDLEMQIEHHAYTVSQVERILGSATQAEELLNKCIYASNIGNNDILNYVLNPIISPARRLYTPDQLAEVLVQAYSQQLEKLYSYGARKIAVFGTAPLGCIPQVLHRYPTNGKICVEWINNDAELFNIRLISLTDQLNTNLPDAQFIFINYTAISYADIIESVVSGFVVANIPCCVTASTTGLCFRDSIPCPDRTKFFFWDNYHPTQISNMAAAKRLYNASSPLYTYPMDLQQLALK
- the LOC140836737 gene encoding cyclic phosphodiesterase-like isoform X2 — protein: MDKVEFVEGKVDWKGNTHDQNPIFKTCSALESPIIFTSVDPSPFLKLSGSLFEFPISMEVKKDFYSVWALPTEELRPRLKKLMEGLRSEFGGPQFEPHVTVVGAVSWTESEARDRFTKACERLESYDARVDRVATGTFFYQCVFLLLHPTPQVVGASAHCCGCFGYKNSTPYMPHLSLLYGNKTGEEKKTACEKAYVLDENIGSLSFKITHLALYKTDTEDKSCKSWEKVAECELRTC
- the LOC140836737 gene encoding cyclic phosphodiesterase-like isoform X1 — its product is MLIAHMKTQDKVEFVEGKVDWKGNTHDQNPIFKTCSALESPIIFTSVDPSPFLKLSGSLFEFPISMEVKKDFYSVWALPTEELRPRLKKLMEGLRSEFGGPQFEPHVTVVGAVSWTESEARDRFTKACERLESYDARVDRVATGTFFYQCVFLLLHPTPQVVGASAHCCGCFGYKNSTPYMPHLSLLYGNKTGEEKKTACEKAYVLDENIGSLSFKITHLALYKTDTEDKSCKSWEKVAECELRTC